The DNA window ccacatttcaggcttcaaacataaagatataaaactgtatttttttgtgaagaatcaacaacaagtgggacacaatcatgaagtggaacgacatttattggatatttcaaacttttttaacaaatcaaaaactgaaaaattgggcgtgcaaaattattcagcccctttactttcagtgcagcaaactctctccagaagttcagtgaggatctctgaatgatccaatgttgacctaaatgactaatgatgataaatacaatccacctgtgtgtaatcaagtctccgtataaatgcacctgcactgtgatagtctcagaggtccgtcaaaagcgcagagagcatcatgaagaacaaggaacacaccaggcaggtccgagatactgttgtgaagaagtttaaagccggatttggatacaaaaagatttcccaagctttaaacatcccaaggagcactgtgcaagcgataatattgaaatggaaggagtatcagaccactgcaaatctaccaagacctggtcgtccctctaaacattcagctcatacaaggagaagactgatcagagatgcagccaagaggcccatgatcactctggatgaactgcagagatctacagctgaggtgggagactctgtccataggacaacaatcagtcgtatattgcacaaatctagcctttatggaagagtggcaagaagaaagccatttcttaaagatatccataaaaagtgtcgtttaaagtttgccacaagccacctgggagacacaccaaacatgtggaagaaggtgctctggtcagatgaaaccaaaattgaactttttggcaacaatgcaaaacgttatgtttggcgtaaaagcaacacagctgaacacaccatccccactgtcaaacatggtggtggcagcatcatggtttgggcctgcttttcttcagcagggacagggaagatggttaaaattgatgggaagatggatggagccaaatacaggaccattctggaagaaaacctgatggagtctgcaaaagacctgagactgggacggagatttgtcttccaacaagacaatgatccaaacataaagcaaaatctacaatggaatggttcaaaaataaacatatccaggtgttagaatggccaagtcaaagtccagacctgaatccaatcgagaatctgtggaaagaactgaaaactgctgttcacaaatgctctccatccaacctcactgagctcgagctgttttgcaaggaggaatgggaaaaaatgtcagtctctcgatgtgcaaaactgatagagacataccccaagcgacttacagctgtaatcgcagcaaaaggtggcgctacaaagtattaacttaagggggctgaataattttgcacgcccaatttttcagtttttgatttgttaaagtttgaaatatccaataaatgtcgttccacttcatgattgtgtcccacttgttgattcttcacaaacaaatacagttttatatctttatgtttgaagcctgaaatgtggcaaaaggtcgcaaagttcaagggggccgaatactttcgcaaggcactgtaaatatgcaAAGACTCAATAGTGCAAATTAAGATGGCGTCTCATGGTGACCTAACGTGtgcagtttgagctactccaggaagtaACGTTGCAGGTtggctcagtgctgccccctcgcATTGAGTAACTCAAGTTGAAGGCTGACCGGTTTACTGCCATTAGCAACTAAATTATCCTTAATGTTTTCCCTGTGCACttttaatataattggttcaagGACCTACATCTGGTGTATTTAACACAATTATTGGTACCAGGATTGTCTTCAAAAATGTGTTTTGACATGAAGATTGACCACAAATAATGCAATTTTTCTATTCACTATAACTGGGATCCTGTTTTCTTCAAACAATGCCTGCAGTAACATGGTCAGCCATTCTCCCCTGGGAGCAGCTGACAATAACAGCTAAGCTAGCAACTGAAAAAGTTCACCTGGAAAAAGGTTTTCTCAACGTTAGCCTTAACTAGTGAAGACAAAAAGATCTTCATGAAAGTCAGAGATGCTTTTGAGAATAATTTTTTGTGCAAACACAATCTATGAGAGGGCTAGATTCAACACATGGCGTCGAGCCAGGTGAGTCAGCTGAGACATTTATCACTGCAGTTCATAAACTAGCAGAGCACTGCCAGTATGGGGGGATACTACAAGAGGCGATGATCAGAGGCAGACTGGTAGTAGGCATAATGGATCATGAGCTGTCAGATCATGGCATACCATGCCACCCCTCTGGCTCATGGTGCGTCCCCTGCTCAGCTGCTGATGTGGTGCAACATCAGAACTCTTTTGCCAGTCAGTCCATCTCAACTCAAACCTGAGTGGCCAGACCTCAAGTCCTTTGAGAGGAAGGATAGGGATATGAAGGACAAACAAGCCGCCTGGTTCAACAGACGACAGAGAGCGCAGGAACCACCAAACCTTCTTCCAACCAGTCTGTATCTAGAACGTCCCCCGCATTGGCATGGTCAGCAGCTCGGCAGACTCTAAAATCCTACAACATCGCGATGCCAACAGGCAGCCTGAGAAGAAACAGGTATCGGCTACATGTCATCCCACAGAGCGTCCTACCAGACAACCCCACGACCACAAGTTCTGGTTGCATCCTTTGAGGATTAATTTATAGAGACACGAGGGCCAGAATAACCCCCTACCACAGAGTTTCAGGTAGTCTACCCTGGCTTCTGAAAAGAAAAGAGCTCCTGGAAAAATAAATtggttaaagctgcaatatatgtaactttttgggcgacctgaccaaattcacatagaaatgtgagttatagatatgtcattctcattgaaagtgaGTTtagtaacgtcctttgcttcactgaaacatggctcactggagagactctatccgaagcggtgcagccaacgggtttctccactcatcgcgctgacagaaacaaacatctttctggtaagaagaggggcgggggcgtatgcctcatggccaacgtgacatggtgtgatgaaagaaacatacaggaactcaaatccttctgttcacctgatttagaattcctcacaatcaaatgtagaccgcattatctaccaagagaattctcttcgattataatcacagccgtatatatccccccccccaagcagacacatcgatggctctgaacgaactttatttaactctctgcaaactggaaacgatttatccggaggctgcattcattgtagctggggattttaacaaggctaatctgaaaacaagactccccaaattttatcagcatattgattgcacaaccaggggaggaaagaccttggatcattgttactctaacttccgcgacgcatataaggccctgccccgcccccctttcggaaaagctgaccacgactccattttgttgatccctgcctacagacagaaactaaaacaagaggctcccacgctgaggtctgtccaacgctggtccgaccaagctgactccacactccaagactgcttccatcacgtggactgggagatgtttcgtattgcgtcagataacaacattgacgaatacgctgattcggtgtgcgagttcattagaacgtgcgttgaagatgtcgttcccatagcaacgattaaaacattccctaaccagaaaccgtggattgatggcagcattcgtgtgaaactgaaagcgcaaaccactgcttttaatcagggcaaggtgtctggtaacatgaccgaatacaaacagtgcagctattccctccgcaaggctatcaaacaagctaagcgccagtacagagacaaagtagaatctcaattcaacggctcagacacaggaggcatgtggcagggtctacagtcaatcacggactacaggaagaaatccagcccagtcacggaccaggatgccttgctggcagactaaataacttttttgcccgctttgaggacaatacagtgccactgacacggcctgcaacgaaaacatgcggtctctccttcactgcagccgaggtgagtaagacatttaaacgtgttaaccctcgcaaggctgcaggcccagacggcatccccagccgcgccctcagagcatgcgcagaccagctggccggtgtgtttacggacatattcaatcaatccctataccagtctgctgttcccacatgcttcaagagggccaccattgttcctgttcccaagaaagctaaggtaactgagctaaacgactaccgccccgtagcactcacatccgtcatcatgaagtgctttgagagactagtcaaggaccatatcacttccaccctacctgacaccctaaacccactccaatttgcttaccgcccaaataggtccacagacgatgcaatctcaaccacactgcacactgccctaacccatctggacaagaggaatacctatgtgagaatgctgttcatcgactacagctcggcattcaacaccatagtaccctccaagctcgtcatcaagctcgagaccctgggtctcgaccccgccctgtgcaactggggactggacttcctgacgggccgcccccaggtggtgagggtaggcaacaacatctcctccccgctgatcctcaacactggggccccacaagggtgcgttctgagccctctcctgtactccctgttcacccacgactgcgtggccacgcacgcctccaactcaatcatcaagtttgcggacgacacaacagtggtaggcttgattaccaacaacgacgagacggcctacagggaggaggtgagggccctcgaagtgtggtgtcaggaaaataacctcacactcaacgtcaacaaaactaaggagatgattgtggacttcaggaaacagcagagggaacacccccctatccacaacgatggaacagtagtggagagggtagcaagttttaagttcctcggcatacacatcacagacaaactgaattggtccactcacacagacagcatcgtgaagaaggcgcagcagcgcctcttcaacctcaggaggctgaagaaatttggcttgtcaccaaaagcactcacaaacttctacagatgcacaatcgagagcatcctggcgggctgtatcaccgcctggtatggcaactgcaccgccctcaaccgtaaggctctccagagggtagtgaggtctgcacaacgcatcaccgggggcaaactacctgccctccaggacacctacaccacccgatgtcacaggaaggccataaagatcatcaaggacatcaaccacccgagccactgcctgttcaccccgctatcatccagaaggcgaggtcagtacaggtgcatcaaagctgggaccgagagactgaaaaacagcttctatctcaaggccatcagactgttaaacagccaccactaacactgagtggctgctgccaacacactgacactgactcaactccagccactttaataatgggaattgatgggaaatgatgtaaatatatcactagccactttaaacaatgctaccttatataatgttacttaccctacattattcatctcatatgcatacgtatatactgtactctatatcatcgactgtatccttatgtaatacatgtatcactagccactttaaactatgccactttgtttacatactcatctcatttgtacatactgtactcgataccatctactgtatcttgcctatgctgctctgtaccatcactcattcatatatccttatgtacatattctttatccccttacactgtgtacaagacagtagttttggaattgttagttagattacttgttattactgcattgtcggaactagaagcacaagcatttcgctacactcgcattaacatctgctaaccatgtgtatgtgacaaataaaatttgatttgataagaagtggtagatctgttttatgtgcgctatttctatgcttccattaagtttagtttttgcatcttttactttgggttttgtacaccagcttcaaacagttgaaaatacaatatatttggttattgaaaatatatttcacagtggtacttgcttgttttgtcacaaaattAAATTAGTCCaaatattagaattttagcaaccaagaaatggtggagcgatttctgcatattgcaccttttattttttaattgaacattttattcaactaggcaagtcagttaagaacacattcttatttacaatgatggcctacaccggccaaacccggacgactctgggccaattgtgccccgccctatgggactcccaatcacggccggttgtgataccctggttcgaatccaggctgtgtctgtagtgatgcctctagcactgagatgcagtgccttagaccgctgcgccactcgggagcccaatgtaTCTGCCCtgtaaaaacatttttatctCGAGTTCCTAAAAAGTGTCTTGATTTAAATCTGTCTTTACAAAAAGGAGGACATGTAATGATGCTCATTAATACATGTATACAGTTCTACAACTTCTCCTGTGTCTCTGTTCAGTCCTAAACtcacagtggagagagggagtgagtgctGGCAGTAAAACAGGTAGCCCTACTTTGCAGATACTTTCATTGCAAGAATCAGGATAATAGACATTACTGTTCACCAGATAAGGGTTTTAGAACCCAAAAATCTGCAGGAACGTTGTGTAGCCGAATCACGGGAAATGACCTACCTGCGCAATATATGCTTTGGTAAAGAGGAAGGCGATGTAAATTTTTCGTTTTATCATCCCAGCTCTTTCTTAACATTTACACATGCATTAGACATTAGTGATGGGGGAAAAATCAATACGATTacatatcacaatattatttGGGATTATATTGTTTCGATACTTTGACTCCACATTTTGGCTAGGTAATGTTAGCTAGTGCTAGTCAGCTGTACCTGGGACAAAACTATTGTATTTGTCATTCTATATCTTGTCTCGATCTTCTTTTTAAATGGTGAGCCATCATGTTTTcaacacttttatttccatgactgataaaCTATAatgctctctcttgtctctgcagcagacatatagtgagcaatatgttttgaAATTCAAATCACAGGACGGAATCGCAATGCATATCGCATCGGCACCTAAGTATAGTGATAATATCATAttatgaggtccctggcaattcccagccctattaGACATGCACTGAATTTTTTTACTTGTAGGCAGGGATGACATTTGGCCAGTTTGGCGTTTTTATCGACAATCACCCTTTGTTTTTTTCCAGGATTACATCGTTTCCTTAACTTCGCCAGCTCACCGAAAGAGAGAGCATCTAACGTCGGCTCAACACAAACAGCTGGTTGTGCTGAAGCCAGTCATCGAGTATGACTCTCAGGCTGTGGTGGAGGTGAGGGAGCATGTGGTGGACATCTCCGGTGGCGAGAGGAACGTGATGACGGCATGGTCGATGGTGGAGAAGATCAAAATGGAGAAACACCCTTGCAGGGAAGAGGCCTCTGAGCTGACTGAGGCCCAGCAGCCCAGTGGGGAGTCGGAGGAGGGGAACAGCTCAGAGAGTGAGTCAGAGCATCAGCTGCAAGTGAACAGCGGCAGCTGTAAGAGGACGGAGCTCTTCAGTGCCACCAAGCCTCACCGTCAGCTCTGTCGCTCTCCATGCCTGGACCGGCCTAGCTTCTCCCAGAGCAGTACTCTACCAGAGCTCCGCCCCGACGACACCAAGGCCGCCGCAGTCCTCAAACAGGCCAGTGACAAGGTGTACCAAACCAAGATGGAGTTTGCCTTGAAGCTGGGATACTCAGGTGAACAGGTGGAGACGGTGCTGAACAAGTTAGGGGCTGCTGCCCTCATCAATGATATTCTGGCTGAGCTTGTGAGGCTTGGTAATAAAGGTGAACTGGAAGTTCAAGCCAGCAGTAACACAGGCACGTTGGTCTCCCGTGGAGGCCCCTGTGTCAAAGAGGCTGTCAGTCCGGAGGTGTCACTTGAAGATGATTCCGTAGATCCTTATGATAATCTCAGGCCTATTGTCATTGATGGATCGAATGTGGCAATGAGGTAAGTCTCATTTTGTACCTTACCTCGTGCAAAATGTGTTCTGAACCATCTGTTTTTGAAAGACTGTACTTGAATTACCTTTACAAGCAGACTTTTTTACTATGTGGTTGTTTTGTTTTGTAGCCATGGAAACAAAGAGGTTTTCTCTTGCCTTGGTATCCAATTGGCTGTTGATTGGTTTGTGGAGAAAGGGCACAAAGACATCACAGTGTTTGTTCCTGCCTGGAGGAAAGAGCAGTCGAGACCTGACGCCCCCATTACAGGTACTAAAACTCTACTTCAATTAACCACATTTAGACGTACAAGCCCGAGATATTTTCTAAAAAGGTTGCCTATGTTTTGGGGGGAGGGTGGGTGTGTTTGTTTTATCGACGTGTGTGAACATTGAGCTCAATTTTCCAGTGCAAAAAAAACACCTACAGTGAGAAATGATTGTTACCATTTTAAATAGATCATCTTAAATTAACAATTATTTGAGTTTGAATTATGTTGGACTGCAATTAATTTGTTTGTTTACAAATGTAATGCATATGAAAATCTCAATGTGTAATCACGCAAACCACAGGTACATAGGCCTACAGAGTTCTGTGTAACAATTTGTACACTGCTGTTCTTGACTGATGTTTTAACTTTAATTTCACAGACCAAGACATTTTGCGGAAGCTGGAGAAAGAAAAGATCCTAGTGTTCACCCCATCTAGAAGAGTCCAAGGGAGGAGAGTGGTGTGCTATGATGATCGCTTTATAGTGAAACTGGCTTGTGACTCTGATGGCATAATTGTGTCAAATGACAACTACAGGGACTTACAGAATGAGAAGCCGGAGTGGAAGAAGTTCATAGAGGAGCGGCTGCTGATGTACTCGTTTGTCAATGATAAGTAAGTCATCAAAGGCCTTAGTTACTTGGGCAATGAGTGTAATTAGCTACACAATAACTAAGCATATTCCCGTTTTATGTTTTAGATTCATGCCACCTGATGACCCTTTGGGAAGACACGGTCCAAGTTTAGAGAATTTTCTCCGCAAGCGTCCTGTTGTTCCAGAGCACAAAAAGCAACCCTGTCCATATGGTATGTTGTCTCAACAAATAATCATATTGTATTTTTGTGGTTTAACTGCTGATGTATATATTGTTTAATTTGTGCTCTCTTTTATATCACCTTAAACAGGGAAAAAATGCACTTATGGACATAAGTGCAAGTACTACCATCCAGAGCGTGCAAACCAGCCCCAACGGTCAGTGGCTGATGAACTGAGGGCATTTGCCAAGTTGTCTGCTGTGAAGACAATGAGCGAGGGGGCCCTGGCCAAGTGTGGCACTGGACTCGCCACAGCTAAGGGGGAGAGTGGCTCTGAGGCTAAACGAGTGACCCCAAAGCGCCAGTCCGACCCCAGCATCCGCTCAGTCGCCTGCGAGCCAGAGGAGAGACTGTCCGCTGTCCGTAAGCCTGAGGCAAATTCTGTGCCTTCCCTTGTGTCTGCCCTCAGCGTGCCCACCATGCAGCCTGCAAAGAGCCATGCGGCTGGTGCCTTGAACACACGATCAGCCAGCAGCCCAGTACCCGGCTCCCTCCAGTTCACCCACAGCTCTCTGGAGCACATGTCTAGTGTACAGTACCCACATCCACCCATCCTAGTCACCAACAGCCATGGCGCTTCTGTCACTTACAGTGAACAGTTTCCTAAGTACGATTCTGTGAGCACGGACCACGGATACTACTCTATGCTTAGTGATTTTTCTAACATGAGCATGAGCAGCATGCACAACGTGGACAGCTTCTGTAGCATGGAGCATGAGCACGGGGTTTATCTGAGAAATCCCAGCCAGCATTGCCCTGAGCCCTGCCTCAGCCACTCTAACAGTGACTCCTTTTCCTCTTATGGGGAATTATACATGAGCTCAGTGGACAGTAGCCTGGATGAGAGCATGAAGGGACAGCAGTCTCCAGCACAGAGCAGACTCCAGGCCTCCTCCCATGGGGGGTTCCACCACGAGGCCCTGACCCGGGTGCAGAGCTATGGCCATGAGGAGCCCAAGCAAGGTCCATGCAGGAAGCAGTCCATATCCCACCTGGCACCGCATGTCCAGCACCCTGTTGTTGGGGCCCGGTCCAGCTGCCCAGGGGACTACCCCTTACCTCAGAATGTCCTCCCGTCACAGTCCTCGCAGCCGGGACGCTCCCTGGGCATGACACGTATGGACAGCATCTCAGACTCCAGGCTGTACGAGAGTAACCCCATGAGGCAGCGCAGACCCCCACTATGCCGCGAGCAGCATGCCAGCTGGGACCCGCTGCCCTGCGGCAGTGAGTCCTATGGATACCATTCGTACCCCCTGAGTAACAGCCTGATGCAGCCGTGTTGTGAGCGGGTGATGGTCCGCAGCATGCCTGACAAGATGGAGCAGATTTGGAGGTCTCCGTGGGAGAACCCGCCTCAAGCCGAGCACCAGGAGCGCCATGTCATCCCAGAGCACCTGTACCAAACATACCGCAACCTCTGCAACATCTTCCCATCTTTCGTGGTGCACTCTGTCATGGAGAAAAACCCTCATCTGACGGACCCACAACAACTCGCTGCCGTCATTGTCACGAAGCTGAGGTCTTGCCATtgagtattttatttttatttttgaatcTACAATTGTCTGAATAGTATTAGTACTCTACATTTGAAGTAAGTTATTTGATTGTCATCCAAACAATTTGTCCTCATGAAATTCACTAATGTAAGCGAAAACTTTGACTGATGGTAAGATATTGAATTTGAACGAAGTCGTCCATTTTAATACAGAGCAGAATTATTTCACTATACGTAGATCATATTGTGCATATCTGACATTGCTGTAAATACTACGTGACTTTTGTTTATTGTGCAATTATTATTTTGGGGTAAAAGACAGAGGGAAGTGAGTGCAAGCATACCTCAGAGCATGAACTTTCACGTTTAATGGCCTTATATCTGAATGACCTCACTGCTCCAGTCATTGTTTAACGGGTTTCAATTAATATCCTAATGTAGTTGAGTTCAGTCTCCTTTGCGTTTTAAATGTTAAGCACTAAGTATTtagaattatatatattttctcaatCTCACTTTACAAAGCTACTATTTTGGTAGAGCTTGCGAGTGCACGTACATAAGCAAGCCAAACTACAACTGGGAAAGATTATACTTAAAACATCTGTGCACATATAAAACACATGAAAGCCATTTAAAAGACATTTCAAAGCTGCTGAAATAATGCCAAAAATTTTGAGAATTAACCTTGTCATTATAAAGCGATCGTAGTTTTGATGCAGACAATTGATTGGGTAGTAGTGTAACATCACATCAGTGTTGTAAGACTTAACCGTTGATGTATTGTATGCCTGGCTGTGTTGATTAGTTACCTTAATGTAACTGTTACATGGGAATGATTGGGAACATTTTTGGGCATGTATATATCTTTGTCTTGCACCTTGGGACCTGGCATGTGACTTGATGGCACATCCAGTGTTTAACGTGACTTATATTTGTAATTACTAAGGAACTGGTGAAGTCTCATCTGCAAAATGCTTTAAAGAAAAGCATCCATTTCCTTATTTATGCTGAGAGACAAGCCATGCAAAGAAAACGAAAACATCTCTGAATGTTATTTGCCCAAAATATTTTTCGGGCTTTGTTGAGTTTGTTTTTTCATGAACTAAGAGCAGGCCATGTTGGGCCTCTTGTCTCTTCATGAGAAGGTGTGACACACTGCCTAAATGTTTCTTCCTGTGAAACACTCAGAAAGCGAGGCTGCCGTCAGGGTTGTTTCTGGCATTTGGCTTACAGTTTGCGTGCCTACCTTTCCCCTCACTATTTTCCCTCAAGTTTGAAAGGCTTCATAATGGTAAAGTaataaagaccccccccccccccccccccccccacacacacttacactaaGTGACATAAAAGTGGGAATAAACTACTGAAATGTGAAATTTGTTGGTTATAATGTAATCTGTCACAGAATCATGTTTCTTTTCTCAGTGAGTAAAATATCATGATCTGAAATCAAGGTCCTGGGCCATATCCAATGCACATTTAGTTTATTTTGACATGGCATGTGCATGTTTCATACTTTTGATGATAGCAGAAAGCCCCCCCACCCTCGCCTTTTGAAGTGCCGCAAACGACAAAGCCTAAAATGTCTAGAAATGACATTTGTTTGTTGATACAAATTGTATCTATTTCTTgattgtaaaatatatttatgaAATGTATATTAtaaaaaattgttttatttaagaagaaaaaaatacaatgCCATAATGTTTGTGACACTATGTGTCACTGGGAGTAGCCCATTggtatgtattatttcttactgGGCACAGTAGTTTATTTACAGGGACACTTACGTGCTACATAGAAGTGCACAGATACCCTGTGTGTAGCTGTAAGCAttgtgtcctctctctgtgtatactAAAATTACCACTCAATGTACCGTTTTAATGTGCTATTAAACTTGTTGCATTAAAGTTTTTTGCTGTGTTGTAACCCAAGCAGcttgataaaaaaataatattttctgCTCTTTTCCTGCATTGATACCATCTGTATTTAAATGTATTGACATGTAGACATTGAATAACATGCCAAATCTGGCTACATTTTAGTTGCTTCACAGAAAACTGAATAGATTGAAATGCCAGTCATAATTGCTTGGGTTACGAAACTTCGGGGGTTATTTATTAAATTCTATAAAGAAAAAAGGATTTTACCCagataataatatattcaactcTTAGTCTACTGCTATAATAAAGTCAATTGACTGTGTGTCAGTATGAGTATGAGTATTTGAGACAAGTAATCTGTTTTACCTCTGATTGGACAAGGGTAAAACGTGTGGAAAGGGATTTGATGAATAACCCTCTTTTATTTGGTAACAAGATTATATCTTTATTGATTTATAGTTTACTTTGGTAAATTTGTCACTCACAAATGGCACTTGATCTAGCCTTAAGTATTTTAAAGCATGTGAGATTATATTGGTTTTAGTTATATGTTTCAAATGAGAAATGTTATTTTAGCCCTGAGCATTTGTAATTACATTTGAATTTAAAAGATAGGCCTATGTTTGATGACTGATTTCACTCTTTATCTTCATATTGGTGGTCTCAGCAACTAGGCTTGCGGTTGATTTTATTGTTTGAATTGAACACAGCAGATAGAGGGTTGAAATGCTACAAATAATTGTCAATGTGTAGATTAACCTTGAATCAATGTTCTAAATAGACCAGCTCACCTGACATTGTAAATTCTCTTATACACCACAATAGCAATTCTCAGGTACTATGAGATTTACTACAAATTACTTCAGAAACAATATTATTGATGTGTGCTATTACTATAAATGATAAATGCGCTTACAAAGTCAGATTTGTGAATTAGTTCAGGTCTCATGTCCTAAAGCTAAATTGAACT is part of the Oncorhynchus clarkii lewisi isolate Uvic-CL-2024 chromosome 10, UVic_Ocla_1.0, whole genome shotgun sequence genome and encodes:
- the LOC139418422 gene encoding probable ribonuclease ZC3H12B; its protein translation is MVLELAVPANAGPLLHRSIPHIERIFRVRVSYGSAESSCDSANVSTSNIIIVRVAEGKEDDCTKAKDYIVSLTSPAHRKREHLTSAQHKQLVVLKPVIEYDSQAVVEVREHVVDISGGERNVMTAWSMVEKIKMEKHPCREEASELTEAQQPSGESEEGNSSESESEHQLQVNSGSCKRTELFSATKPHRQLCRSPCLDRPSFSQSSTLPELRPDDTKAAAVLKQASDKVYQTKMEFALKLGYSGEQVETVLNKLGAAALINDILAELVRLGNKGELEVQASSNTGTLVSRGGPCVKEAVSPEVSLEDDSVDPYDNLRPIVIDGSNVAMSHGNKEVFSCLGIQLAVDWFVEKGHKDITVFVPAWRKEQSRPDAPITDQDILRKLEKEKILVFTPSRRVQGRRVVCYDDRFIVKLACDSDGIIVSNDNYRDLQNEKPEWKKFIEERLLMYSFVNDKFMPPDDPLGRHGPSLENFLRKRPVVPEHKKQPCPYGKKCTYGHKCKYYHPERANQPQRSVADELRAFAKLSAVKTMSEGALAKCGTGLATAKGESGSEAKRVTPKRQSDPSIRSVACEPEERLSAVRKPEANSVPSLVSALSVPTMQPAKSHAAGALNTRSASSPVPGSLQFTHSSLEHMSSVQYPHPPILVTNSHGASVTYSEQFPKYDSVSTDHGYYSMLSDFSNMSMSSMHNVDSFCSMEHEHGVYLRNPSQHCPEPCLSHSNSDSFSSYGELYMSSVDSSLDESMKGQQSPAQSRLQASSHGGFHHEALTRVQSYGHEEPKQGPCRKQSISHLAPHVQHPVVGARSSCPGDYPLPQNVLPSQSSQPGRSLGMTRMDSISDSRLYESNPMRQRRPPLCREQHASWDPLPCGSESYGYHSYPLSNSLMQPCCERVMVRSMPDKMEQIWRSPWENPPQAEHQERHVIPEHLYQTYRNLCNIFPSFVVHSVMEKNPHLTDPQQLAAVIVTKLRSCH